AGTTTGGCCAGAACCAGACTGAGATCTGCGAGCTCTTCCCGCAGATTGGGTCGGTGATCGACGACATCTGCCTGATCCGCTCCATGACCACCGAAGCAATCAATCACGACCCGGCGCACATGTTCATGAATACCGGCTCGCAGATCGCCGGCCGGCCCAGCATGGGATCGTGGATTACGTATGGCCTGGGCAGCGATGCCGAAGATTTGCCGGGCTTCGTGGTGCTCACGTCGCTGGGCCGGGGAGGCCAGAATCAACCGATCGCCGCGCGGCAATGGAGCTGCGGTTTCCTGCCGAGCCGCTATCAAGGAGTGCAGTTGCGATCGAAAGGCGACCCGGTCCTGTATCTGAGCAATCCTGGGGGTGTCACGCGTGAGCAGCAAGGTGCCGACGTCGGAGCCATCAACGCCCTCAACCACCAACACGACGCACTGGTCGCCGATCCTGAAATCGCCACTCGGATCGCACAATATGAAATGGCGTTCCGGATGCAGGCCAGCGTTCCCGAGCTGATCGACATTCGCAGCGAATCCGCCCAGACGCTCGAACTCTACGGCTGTCAGCCGGGCGACGGCTCATTTGCCTCGAATTGTTTGTTGGCCCGGCGGCTTGCCGAACGCGGCGTGCGGTTCGTCCAACTCTATCACAAAGACTGGGACCATCACGGCGGCGTGAAGGAGGGGATCGCGCTGAAAGCGCAGGAGATCGATCGTGCCTGCATGGCCCTGATCACCGACCTCAAGCAGCGCGGCATGCTGGAGGACACGATGATTGTTTGGGCCGGCGAATTCGGCCGCACCCCGATGTCGCAAGGCAACGGCCGCGACCATCACAACAAGGCAATGTCGGTCTGGCTGGCCGGCGGCGGCATTCGCGGCGGCATCGTCCATGGCGCGACCGACGAGTTGGGTTACGCGGCCGTCGAGAACGTGTGCACCGTGCACGATCTGCACGCCACGATGCTACACCAACTTGGCATCCAGCACGAAGCCTTCAGCGTCAAGTTCCAGGGGCTCGACGCCAAGCTGACCGGAGTGGAAGGTGCCAAGGTCATCCAAGCCATTCTGGCCTGAGCGACGCCTGGGGCTCGACTGACGACAGGCCAAGCCCGGCTCCTTCTGCCATCGGCGAACATTGACCGGCGGAAGGCTCGTCACTTGCTGATTGATTCGGGCAGCAATGCGGCACGTTCGTTGTGATAATCCAGCATGTGGATCACCAAGCGCTGGAGAGGTACGTTTTCGTTGCGCCCCAGATCGCGCGTAACGACAAACTCCCAAGCGTCGGTCCGAACGGCGTCTAAAT
This DNA window, taken from Pirellulales bacterium, encodes the following:
- a CDS encoding DUF1501 domain-containing protein; its protein translation is MHISPLPAISRRVFIKSVQGLGAVALASLMRPSLLEAAPTRGALASLPLPQKAKRVIWLSMAGGPSHLETFDPKPKLGEMDGQPMPESFTKGQQLAQLQGAKLSCFGPQHPFAKFGQNQTEICELFPQIGSVIDDICLIRSMTTEAINHDPAHMFMNTGSQIAGRPSMGSWITYGLGSDAEDLPGFVVLTSLGRGGQNQPIAARQWSCGFLPSRYQGVQLRSKGDPVLYLSNPGGVTREQQGADVGAINALNHQHDALVADPEIATRIAQYEMAFRMQASVPELIDIRSESAQTLELYGCQPGDGSFASNCLLARRLAERGVRFVQLYHKDWDHHGGVKEGIALKAQEIDRACMALITDLKQRGMLEDTMIVWAGEFGRTPMSQGNGRDHHNKAMSVWLAGGGIRGGIVHGATDELGYAAVENVCTVHDLHATMLHQLGIQHEAFSVKFQGLDAKLTGVEGAKVIQAILA